From Gordonia crocea, the proteins below share one genomic window:
- a CDS encoding acyl-CoA carboxylase subunit beta, producing MTTASQDSSTPDLHTTAGKLADLRTRLEEAQHPVGQAAVEKVHAKNKLTARERITHLLDEGSFVEIDALARHRSTNFGLGENRPLGDGVVTGYGTIDGREVCVFSQDFTVFGGSLGEVYGEKIVKVMDLALKTGRPLIGINDGAGARIQEGVVSLALYGEIFHRNVRNSGVIPQISLIMGAAAGGHVYSPALTDFVVMVDQTSQMFVTGPDVIKTVTGEDVTMEDLGGAHTHMVRSGAAHYVAPDEEDALEYVKELLSYLPSNNRAEPPRIPVPVPTGSIEDNLTPEDLELDVLIPDSANQPYDMHEVIRRILDDDEFLEVQAERAMNVIVGFGRVDGMSVGIVANQPTQFAGCLDIDASEKAARFVRTCDAFNVPIVTLVDVPGFLPGTEQEYNGIIRRGAKLLYAYGEATVGKITVITRKAYGGAYDVMGSKHMGADVNLAWPTAQIAVMGASGAVGFVYRKEIKEAKANGEDVDALMLQLQDQYEQTLVNPYVAAERGYVDAVIPPSHTRGQIATALRLLERKVVATPPRKHGNIPL from the coding sequence ATGACCACCGCATCGCAGGATTCGTCGACTCCCGACCTCCACACGACAGCCGGCAAGCTCGCCGATCTGCGCACCCGCCTCGAGGAGGCCCAGCACCCAGTCGGCCAGGCCGCGGTGGAAAAGGTCCACGCCAAGAACAAGCTGACCGCCCGCGAGCGCATTACCCACCTGCTCGACGAGGGTTCCTTCGTGGAGATCGATGCGCTGGCGCGGCACCGGTCGACCAACTTCGGCCTCGGCGAGAACCGTCCCCTCGGCGACGGCGTCGTCACCGGCTACGGCACCATCGACGGCCGCGAGGTCTGCGTGTTCTCGCAGGACTTCACCGTCTTCGGCGGCAGCCTCGGCGAGGTCTACGGCGAGAAGATCGTCAAGGTCATGGACCTGGCGCTCAAGACCGGCCGCCCGCTCATCGGCATCAACGACGGCGCCGGTGCCCGCATCCAGGAAGGCGTCGTCTCGCTGGCCCTCTACGGCGAGATCTTCCACCGCAACGTCCGCAACTCGGGCGTCATCCCCCAGATCTCGCTCATCATGGGCGCGGCCGCGGGCGGACACGTCTACTCCCCCGCCCTGACCGACTTCGTCGTCATGGTGGACCAGACCAGCCAGATGTTCGTCACCGGCCCCGACGTGATCAAAACCGTCACCGGCGAGGACGTCACCATGGAGGACCTCGGCGGCGCGCACACCCACATGGTGCGGTCGGGTGCGGCCCACTACGTCGCCCCCGACGAGGAGGACGCGCTCGAGTACGTCAAGGAACTCCTCTCCTACCTGCCGAGCAACAACCGCGCCGAGCCGCCGCGCATCCCGGTGCCCGTCCCCACCGGATCCATCGAGGACAACCTGACTCCCGAGGACCTCGAACTCGACGTGCTGATCCCCGACTCGGCGAACCAGCCCTACGACATGCACGAGGTCATCCGGCGCATCCTCGACGACGACGAGTTCCTCGAGGTCCAGGCCGAGCGCGCGATGAACGTCATCGTCGGGTTCGGCCGGGTCGACGGCATGAGCGTCGGCATCGTCGCGAACCAGCCGACCCAGTTCGCCGGCTGTCTGGACATCGACGCCTCGGAGAAGGCGGCCCGCTTCGTCCGCACCTGCGACGCCTTCAACGTGCCCATCGTGACGCTGGTGGACGTCCCCGGCTTCCTGCCCGGCACCGAGCAGGAATACAACGGCATCATCCGCCGCGGCGCCAAGCTCCTCTACGCCTACGGTGAGGCGACGGTCGGCAAGATCACCGTCATCACCCGCAAGGCCTACGGCGGCGCGTATGACGTCATGGGCTCCAAGCACATGGGCGCCGACGTGAACCTGGCTTGGCCGACCGCCCAGATCGCGGTCATGGGCGCCTCCGGAGCCGTCGGCTTCGTCTACCGCAAGGAGATCAAGGAGGCCAAGGCCAACGGCGAGGACGTCGACGCCTTGATGCTGCAGTTGCAGGACCAGTACGAGCAGACGCTGGTCAACCCGTACGTCGCGGCCGAGCGCGGATACGTCGACGCCGTCATCCCGCCGAGCCACACCCGCGGCCAGATCGCCACCGCCCTGCGCCTGCTCGAGCGCAAGGTCGTGGCGACGCCGCCGCGCAAGCATGGGAACATTCCGCTATGA
- a CDS encoding biotin--[acetyl-CoA-carboxylase] ligase: MSSLVDQLGGTRWHRADVVAATGSTNADLAAAAATEDIDGRVLIARHQTAGRGRHEREWTTGPSGALTFSVGVSVGEATESMGWLSLLAGVAVADALARTIKFDAAPGVKWPNDVLIGERKVAGVLSEYTTGAAGGQAIIGIGVNTSMRPDELPVPQATSVFVETGRVIDDDELVVDILRELDAELALWPARLDELAQEYRRKCVTLGQRVRLVLPGDRELIGTAVEVDTQGRLLVAADGGSTTAIAAGDVTHLRTHPQS; the protein is encoded by the coding sequence ATGAGCAGCCTCGTGGATCAGCTGGGCGGAACCCGGTGGCACCGGGCCGATGTCGTGGCGGCAACCGGATCGACCAATGCCGATCTCGCCGCGGCGGCCGCGACCGAGGATATCGACGGTCGGGTGCTGATCGCACGGCACCAGACCGCGGGGCGGGGCCGCCACGAACGCGAGTGGACGACGGGCCCGTCGGGCGCGTTGACCTTCTCCGTCGGGGTGTCGGTGGGCGAGGCGACCGAGTCGATGGGCTGGCTCTCGCTGCTCGCCGGTGTCGCGGTGGCCGATGCGTTGGCCCGGACGATCAAGTTCGACGCGGCGCCCGGGGTGAAGTGGCCCAACGACGTGCTGATCGGTGAGCGCAAGGTGGCCGGCGTGCTGTCGGAATACACCACCGGGGCGGCCGGGGGCCAGGCGATCATCGGGATCGGGGTCAACACGTCGATGCGCCCCGACGAACTGCCGGTTCCGCAGGCGACGTCGGTGTTCGTCGAGACCGGCCGCGTGATCGACGACGACGAGCTGGTGGTCGACATCCTCCGGGAGCTCGATGCGGAGCTGGCACTGTGGCCGGCGCGGCTCGACGAACTGGCCCAGGAGTACCGCCGCAAGTGCGTCACGTTGGGCCAGCGGGTGCGCCTGGTGCTGCCCGGCGACCGCGAACTCATCGGCACCGCGGTCGAGGTCGACACCCAGGGCCGACTGCTGGTGGCCGCGGACGGCGGGTCGACGACGGCCATCGCCGCCGGCGACGTCACCCACCTGCGGACCCATCCGCAGAGCTGA